The Scyliorhinus torazame isolate Kashiwa2021f chromosome 10, sScyTor2.1, whole genome shotgun sequence genome contains a region encoding:
- the LOC140430641 gene encoding palmitoyl-protein thioesterase 1-like, translated as MGDSCCNPLSMGFIKKLVEQEIPRIYVLSLEIGNTITEDMENSFFMNVNDQVALVCNILSKDKKLQDGYNAMGFSQGGQFLRAVAQRCPSPAMENLITFGGQHQGVYGLPHCPGVSSHICNWIRKMLNLGAYSSPIQEHLVQAEYWHDPLNEDLYRNKSIFLADINQERGINESYKENLMKLKKFVMVKFSSDTMVDPVDSEWFGFYKAGQAKETYTLKESVLYQEDRLGLKAMDKVKKLEFLTANGDHLQFSEEWFIKNIVPYLK; from the coding sequence ATGGGTGATAGCTGCTGTAATCCTCTGAGCATGGGATTTATCAAGAAACTGGTGGAACAAGAAATCCCAAGAATTTATGTCTTATCCTTGGAAATTGGAAATACTATCACTGAGGACATGGAGAACAGTTTCTTCATGAATGTAAATGACCAGGTTGCGCTGGTCTGTAATATATTGTCCAAGGACAAGAAGCTACAGGATGGATACAATGCAATGGGTTTCTCTCAAGGTGGTCAATTTCTGAGGGCTGTGGCACAGAGATGTCCTTCTCCTGCCATGGAAAATCTAATCACATTTGGAGGCCAACATCAAGGAGTGTATGGTTTACCCCATTGCCCTGGAGTGAGTTCCCACATCTGTAACTGGATAAGAAAAATGCTGAACTTGGGTGCTTATAGTAGTCCAATTCAAGAGCACTTGGTACAGGCAGAATACTGGCATGATCCCTTGAATGAAGACCTATACAGGAACAAAAGTATTTTCTTGGCTGACATTAATCAAGAAAGGGGCATTAATGAAAGTTATAAGGAGAATCTGATGAAATTGAAGAAGTTTGTAATGGTGAAATTCTCGAGCGATACCATGGTTGATCCAGTTGATTCAGAGTGGTTTGGTTTCTACAAGGCTGGCCAGGCAAAGGAAACTTACACCTTAAAGGAGAGTGTTCTTTATCAAGAGGATCGATTGGGACTGAAGGCAATGGATAAAGTGAAAAAACTGGAATTTCTAACTGCAAATGGGGACCACCTTCAGTTTTCAGAGGAATGGTTCATCAAGAACATAGTTCCTTACCTGAAGTGA